A window of Citrus sinensis cultivar Valencia sweet orange chromosome 7, DVS_A1.0, whole genome shotgun sequence contains these coding sequences:
- the LOC102618741 gene encoding growth-regulating factor 1, with translation MDFGVLGLEGLSGLENGAPSQLSIYPETMPKAVGSSSRFVKKERSEPDEGDKPVSKMPKTVDFSATKTLTLHQPTPLLRSNSLVSPDNNNTRNQHHEQMLSFSSYKSQVPFLTTSTALMERSSQQATAFPFYQHLPSSAHTRNTGYGYGSLNASMHGSFSGARGPFTPSQRIELEHQALIYKYILSNAPVPSNLLIPLKKSLHPFGLPYPASYASNSYGWGTFHLGYSGNTDPEPGRCRRTDGKKWRCSRDAVTDQKYCERHINRGRHRSRKPVEGQTGHSNSKVVPTTSSVSTSVIANGGVPNSLAISQHELKNLQPVAANPSADALVSRVQDSRSLSMMSSTINLKPNESTFSFPKQDFPWEESSQSVFGLVSSDSLLNPSQRSSYLNSKSYDESFLAFNDQETQDQNPLRQFIDDWPKDESNRSVITWPEELKSDWTQLSMSIPMAPPEFSSASSSPTHERLALSPLKLSRELDPMHTGLGMNGDLGEPNQKQTNWIPISWGSSMGGPLGEALANTSKNVNACKNSALNLLTEGWDGSPQLGSSPTGVLQKSTFCSLSNSSSGSSPIAENKKAPDGANLCDDVVGSALASSSSIPSL, from the exons ATGGATTTCGGGGTTCTGGGTTTGGAGGGTCTGTCGGGTCTTGAAAACGGAGCTCCATCTCAGCTCTCAATCTATCCTGAGACCATGCCGAAGGCTGTTGGATCTAGTTCTAGGTTtgtcaagaaagaaagatCTGAACCTGATGAAGGTGACAAGCCTGTTTCTAAAATGCCCAAGACTGTTGATTTTTCAGCCACCAAAACATTGACATTGCACCAACCCACCCCTTTGTTGAGATCTAATTCTCTTGTGTCTcctgataataataatactcgCAACCAACACCATGAGCAAATGCTCAGCTTTTCTTCATACAAATCGCAAGTTCCTTTCCTCACTACAAGTACTGCTTTAATGGAGAGAAGCTCACAACAAGCCACAGCCTTTCCTTTTTACCAGCACTTACCTTCTTCTGCTCACACTCGAAATACAG GTTACGGTTATGGAAGCTTGAATGCAAGCATGCATGGGTCTTTTTCTGGAGCTAGAGGACCATTTACCCCATCTCAGAGGATTGAGCTAGAACACCAGGCCTTGATCTACAAGTACATTCTATCAAATGCGCCGGTACCATCCAATTTGCTCATTCCTCTCAAAAAGTCCCTTCATCCATTTGGCTTGCCCTACCCTGCATCATATGCTTCCAATTCAT ATGGATGGGGCACTTTTCATCTTGGTTATTCGGGCAACACTGATCCCGAGCCAGGGAGGTGTCGCCGGACAGATGGAAAGAAATGGCGGTGCTCAAGGGACGCTGTTACAGACCAAAAGTACTGTGAAAGGCATATAAACAGGGGCCGCCACCGTTCAAGAAAGCCTGTGGAAGGCCAGACTGGCCATTCTAATTCAAAGGTGGTTCCGACTACTTCGTCCGTGTCAACATCGGTAATAGCCAATGGCGGCGTGCCTAACAGCCTCGCAATTAGTCAGCACGAGTTAAAAAACTTGCAGCCGGTTGCAGCCAATCCTTCCGCAGACGCTCTTGTCAGCAG AGTGCAAGATTCTCGGAGCCTTTCCATGATGTCTTCCACCATCAACCTGAAGCCTAATGAATCTACTTTCAGTTTTCCAAAACAAGATTTTCCATGGGAAGAATCCTCTCAATCGGTGTTTGGACTTGTTTCCTCTGATTCCCTCCTTAATCCTTCTCAACGGAGTTCATACTTGAACTCCAAAAGCTATGATGAGTCATTTCTAGCTTTCAATGACCAAGAAACACAAGACCAGAATCCTCTCCGGCAATTCATTGATGACTGGCCCAAGGATGAGTCGAATCGTTCTGTCATTACTTGGCCGGAGGAGCTTAAATCAGACTGGACTCAGCTATCAATGTCAATCCCCATGGCCCCTCCGGAGTTCTCATCAGCCTCATCCTCTCCCACCCATGAGAGGCTTGCACTATCACCACTAAAATTATCTCGGGAGCTTGACCCTATGCATACTGGTTTGGGGATGAATGGTGACCTTGGTGAGCCAAACCAAAAGCAGACTAACTGGATACCGATATCTTGGGGTAGTTCTATGGGAGGTCCTTTAGGAGAGGCCTTAGCCAACACCAGTAAAAATGTGAATGCCTGCAAGAACTCGGCTCTAAACCTTTTAACAGAAGGGTGGGATGGCAGTCCACAATTGGGATCTTCTCCTACAGGTGTCTTGCAGAAGTCAACTTTCTGTTCACTTTCAAATAGCAGTTCAGGGAGCAGTCCTATAGCTGAGAACAAGAAGGCACCTGATGGAGCAAACCTATGCGACGATGTGGTTGGCTCAGCCCTTGCAAGTTCCTCCTCTATACCATCTCTGTAA